A region of Arabidopsis thaliana chromosome 5, partial sequence DNA encodes the following proteins:
- the DME gene encoding HhH-GPD base excision DNA repair family protein yields the protein MQSIMDSSAVNATEATEQNDGSRQDVLEFDLNKTPQQKPSKRKRKFMPKVVVEGKPKRKPRKPAELPKVVVEGKPKRKPRKAATQEKVKSKETGSAKKKNLKESATKKPANVGDMSNKSPEVTLKSCRKALNFDLENPGDARQGDSESEIVQNSSGANSFSEIRDAIGGTNGSFLDSVSQIDKTNGLGAMNQPLEVSMGNQPDKLSTGAKLARDQQPDLLTRNQQCQFPVATQNTQFPMENQQAWLQMKNQLIGFPFGNQQPRMTIRNQQPCLAMGNQQPMYLIGTPRPALVSGNQQLGGPQGNKRPIFLNHQTCLPAGNQLYGSPTDMHQLVMSTGGQQHGLLIKNQQPGSLIRGQQPCVPLIDQQPATPKGFTHLNQMVATSMSSPGLRPHSQSQVPTTYLHVESVSRILNGTTGTCQRSRAPAYDSLQQDIHQGNKYILSHEISNGNGCKKALPQNSSLPTPIMAKLEEARGSKRQYHRAMGQTEKHDLNLAQQIAQSQDVERHNSSTCVEYLDAAKKTKIQKVVQENLHGMPPEVIEIEDDPTDGARKGKNTASISKGASKGNSSPVKKTAEKEKCIVPKTPAKKGRAGRKKSVPPPAHASEIQLWQPTPPKTPLSRSKPKGKGRKSIQDSGKARGPSGELLCQDSIAEIIYRMQNLYLGDKEREQEQNAMVLYKGDGALVPYESKKRKPRPKVDIDDETTRIWNLLMGKGDEKEGDEEKDKKKEKWWEEERRVFRGRADSFIARMHLVQGDRRFSPWKGSVVDSVIGVFLTQNVSDHLSSSAFMSLAARFPPKLSSSREDERNVRSVVVEDPEGCILNLNEIPSWQEKVQHPSDMEVSGVDSGSKEQLRDCSNSGIERFNFLEKSIQNLEEEVLSSQDSFDPAIFQSCGRVGSCSCSKSDAEFPTTRCETKTVSGTSQSVQTGSPNLSDEICLQGNERPHLYEGSGDVQKQETTNVAQKKPDLEKTMNWKDSVCFGQPRNDTNWQTTPSSSYEQCATRQPHVLDIEDFGMQGEGLGYSWMSISPRVDRVKNKNVPRRFFRQGGSVPREFTGQIIPSTPHELPGMGLSGSSSAVQEHQDDTQHNQQDEMNKASHLQKTFLDLLNSSEECLTRQSSTKQNITDGCLPRDRTAEDVVDPLSNNSSLQNILVESNSSNKEQTAVEYKETNATILREMKGTLADGKKPTSQWDSLRKDVEGNEGRQERNKNNMDSIDYEAIRRASISEISEAIKERGMNNMLAVRIKDFLERIVKDHGGIDLEWLRESPPDKAKDYLLSIRGLGLKSVECVRLLTLHNLAFPVDTNVGRIAVRMGWVPLQPLPESLQLHLLELYPVLESIQKFLWPRLCKLDQRTLYELHYQLITFGKVFCTKSRPNCNACPMRGECRHFASAYASARLALPAPEERSLTSATIPVPPESYPPVAIPMIELPLPLEKSLASGAPSNRENCEPIIEEPASPGQECTEITESDIEDAYYNEDPDEIPTIKLNIEQFGMTLREHMERNMELQEGDMSKALVALHPTTTSIPTPKLKNISRLRTEHQVYELPDSHRLLDGMDKREPDDPSPYLLAIWTPGETANSAQPPEQKCGGKASGKMCFDETCSECNSLREANSQTVRGTLLIPCRTAMRGSFPLNGTYFQVNELFADHESSLKPIDVPRDWIWDLPRRTVYFGTSVTSIFRGLSTEQIQFCFWKGFVCVRGFEQKTRAPRPLMARLHFPASKLKNNKT from the exons ATGCAGAGCATTATGGACTCGTCTGCTGTTAATGCGACGGAAGCTACTGAACAAAATGATGGCAGCAGACAAGATGTTCTGGAGTTCGACCTTAACAAAACTCCTCAGCAGAAACCCTccaaaaggaaaaggaagttCATGCCCAAGGTGGTCGTGGAAGGCAAACCTAAAAGAAAGCCACGCAAACCTGCAGAACTTCCCAAAGTGGTCGTGGAAGGCAAACCTAAAAGGAAGCCACGCAAAGCTGCAACTCAGGAAAAAGTGAAATCTAAAGAAACCGGGAgtgccaaaaagaaaaatttgaaagaatcAGCAACTAAAAAGCCAGCCAATGTTGGAGATATGAGCAACAAAAGCCCTGAAGTCACACTCAAAAGTTGCAGAAAAGCTTTGAATTTTGACTTGGAGAATCCTGGAGATGCGAGGCAAGGTGACTCTGAGTCTGAAATTGTCCAGAACAGTAGTGGCGCAAACTCGTTTTCTGAGATCAGAGATGCCATTGGTGGAACTAATGGTAGTTTCCTGGATTCAGTGTCACAAATAGACAAGACCAATGGATTGGGGGCTATGAACCAGCCACTTGAAGTGTCAATGGGAAACCAGCCAGATAAACTATCTACAGGAGCGAAACTGGCCAGAGACCAACAACCTGATTTATTGACTAGAAACCAGCAATGCCAGTTCCCAGTGGCAACCCAGAACACCCAGTTCCCAATGGAAAACCAACAAGCTTGGCTTCAGATGAAAAACCAACTTATTGGCTTTCCATTTGGTAACCAGCAACCTCGCATGACCATAAGAAACCAGCAGCCTTGCTTGGCCATGGGTAATCAACAACCTATGTATCTGATAGGAACTCCACGGCCTGCATTAGTAAGTGGAAACCAGCAACTAGGAGGTCCCCAAGGAAACAAGCGGCCTATATTTTTGAATCACCAGACTTGTTTACCTGCTGGAAATCAGCTATATGGATCACCTACAGACATGCATCAACTTGTTATGTCAACCGGAGGGCAACAACATGGACTACTGATAAAAAACCAGCAACCTGGATCATTAATAAGAGGCCAGCAGCCTTGCGTACCTTTGATTGACCAGCAACCTGCAACTCCAAAAGGTTTTACTCACTTGAATCAGATGGTAGCTACCAGCATGTCATCGCCTGGGCTTCGACCTCATTCTCAGTCACAAGTTCCTACAACATATCTACATGTGGAATCTGTTTCCAGGATTTTGAATGGGACTACAGGTACATGCCAGAGAAGCAGGGCTCCTGCATACGATTCTTTACAGCAAGATATCCATCAAGGAAATAAGTACATACTTTCTCATGAGATATCCAATGGTAATGGGTGCAAGAAAGCGTTACCTCAAAACTCTTCTCTGCCAACTCCAATTATGGCTAAACTTGAGGAAGCCAGGGGCTCGAAGAGACAGTATCATCGTGCAATGGGACAGACGGAAAAGCATGATCTAAACTTAGCTCAACAGATTGCTCAATCACAAGATGTGGAGAGACATAACAGCAGCACGTGTGTGGAATATTTAGATGCTgcaaagaaaacgaaaatccAGAAAGTAGTCCAAGAAAATTTGCATGGCATGCCACCTGAGGTTATAGAAATCGAGGATGATCCAACTGATGGGgcaagaaaaggtaaaaatacTGCCAGCATCAGTAAAGGTGCATCTAAAGGAAACTCGTCTCCAGTTAAAAAGACAGCAGAAAAGGAGAAATGTATTGTCCCAAAAACGCCTGCAAAAAAGGGTCGAGCAGgtagaaaaaaatcagtacCTCCGCCTGCTCATGCCTCAGAGATCCAGCTTTGGCAACCTACTCCTCCAAAGACACCTTTATCAAGAAGCAAGCCTAAAGGAAAAGGGAGAAAGTCCATACAAGATTCAGGAAAAGCAAGAG GTCCATCAGGAGAACTTCTGTGTCAGGATTCTATTGCGGAAATAATTTACAGGATGCAAAATCTGTATCTaggagacaaagaaagagaacaagaGCAAAATGCAATGGTCTTGTACAAAGGAGATGGTGCACTTGTTCCCTATGAGAGCAAGAAGCGAAAACCAAGACCCAAAGTTGACATTGACGATGAAACAACTCGCATATGGAACTTACTGATGGGGAAAGGAGATGAAAAAGAAGGGGATGAAGAGAaggataaaaagaaagagaagtggtgggaagaagaaagaagagtctTCCGAGGAAGGGCTGATTCCTTCATCGCTCGCATGCACCTGGTACAAG GAGATAGACGTTTTTCGCCATGGAAGGGATCGGTGGTTGATTCGGTCATTGGAGTTTTCCTTACACAGAATGTCTCGGATCACCTTTCAAG CTCTGCGTTCATGTCTCTAGCTGCTCGATTCCCTCCAAAATTAAGCAGCAGCCGAGAAGATGAAAGGAATGTTAGAAGCGTAGTTGTTGAAGATCCAGAAGGATGCATTCTGAACTTAAATGAAATTCCTTCGTGGCAGGAAAAGGTTCAACATCCATCTGACATGGAAGTTTCTGGGGTTGATAGTGGATCAAAAGAGCAGCTAAGGGACTGTTCAAACTCTGGAATTGAAAGATTTAATTTCTTAGAGAAGagtattcaaaatttagaagaGGAAGTATTATCATCACAAGATTCTTTTGATCCGGCGATATTTCAGTCGTGTGGGAGAGTTGGATCCTGTTCATGTTCCAAATCAGACGCAGAGTTTCCTACAACCAGGtgtgaaacaaaaactgtCAGTGGAACATCACAATCAGTGCAAACTGGGAGCCCAAACTTGTCTGATGAAATTTGTCTTCAAGGGAATGAGAGACCGCATCTATATGAAGGATCTGGTGATGttcagaaacaagaaactacAAATGTCGCTCAGAAGAAACCTGATCttgaaaaaacaatgaattggAAAGACTCTGTCTGTTTTGGTCAGCCAAGAAATGATACTAATTGGCAAACAACTCCTTCCAGCAGCTATGAGCAGTGTGCGACTCGACAGCCACATGTACTAGACATAGAGGATTTTGGAATGCAAGGTGAAGGCCTTGGTTATTCTTGGATGTCCATCTCACCAAGAGTTGACAgagtaaagaacaaaaatgtaCCACGCAGGTTTTTCAGACAAGGTGGAAGTGTTCCAAGAGAATTCACAGGTCAGATCATACCATCAACGCCTCATGAATTACCAGGAATGGGATTGTCCGGTTCCTCAAGCGCCGTCCAAGAACACCAGGACGATACCCAACATAATCAACAAGATGAGATGAATAAAGCATCCCATttacaaaaaacatttttggatCTGCTCAACTCCTCTGAAGAATGCCTTACAAGACAGTCCAGTACCAAACAGAACATCACGGATGGCTGTCTACCGAGAGATAGAACTGCTGAAGACGTGGTTGATCCGCTCAGTAACAATTCAAGCTTACAGAACATATTGGTCGAATCAAATTCCAGCAATAAAGAGCAGACGGCAGTTGAATACAAGGAGACAAATGCCACTATTTTACGAGAGATGAAAGGGACGCTTGCTGATGGGAAAAAGCCTACAAGCCAGTGGGATAGTCTCAGAAAAGATGTGGAGGGGAATGAAGGGAGACAGgaacgaaacaaaaacaatatggATTCCATAGACTATGAAGCAATAAGACGTGCTAGTATCAGCGAGATTTCTGAGGCTATCAAGGAAAGAGGGATGAATAACATGTTGGCCGTACGAATTAAG GATTTCCTAGAACGGATAGTTAAAGATCATGGTGGTATCGACCTTGAATGGTTGAGAGAATCTCCTCCTGATAAAGCCAA GGACTATCTCTTGAGCATAAGAGGTCTGGGTTTGAAAAGTGTTGAATGCGTGCGACTCTTAACACTCCACAATCTTGCTTTCCCT GTTGACACGAATGTTGGAAGGATAGCAGTTAGGATGGGATGGGTGCCTCTACAACCCCTACCTGAATCACTTCAGTTACACCTCCTGGAGct ATACCCAGTGCTCGAGTCCATCCAAAAATTTCTTTGGCCAAGACTTTGCAAACTCGATCAACGAACACT GTATGAATTACACTACCAACTGATTACGTTTGGAAAG GTATTTTGCACAAAGAGTAGACCAAATTGTAATGCATGTCCAATGAGAGGAGAGTGCAGACACTTTGCCAGTGCTTATGCTAG TGCAAGACTTGCTTTACCGGCACCAGAGGAGAGGAGCTTAACAAGTGCAACTATTCCGGTCCCTCCCGAGTCCTATCCTCCTGTAGCCATCCCGATGATAGAACTACCTCTTCCGTTGGAGAAATCCCTAGCAAGTGGAGCACCATCGAATAGAGAAAACTGTGAACCAATAATTGAAGAGCCGGCCTCGCCCGGGCAAGAGTGCACTGAAATAACCGAGAGTGATATTGAAGATGCTTACTACAATGAGGACCCTGACGAGATCCCAACAATAAAACTCAACATTGAACAGTTTGGAATGACTCTACGGGAACACATGGAAAGAAACATGGAGCTCCAAGAAGGTGACATGTCCAAGGCTTTGGTTGCTTTGCATCCAACAACTACTTCTATTCCAACTCCCAAACTAAAGAACATTAGCCGTCTCAGGACAGAGCACCAAGT GTACGAGCTCCCAGATTCACATCGTCTCCTTGATGGT ATGGATAAAAGAGAACCAGATGATCCAAGTCCTTATCTCTTAGCTATATGGACACCAG GTGAAACAGCGAATTCGGCACAACCGCCTGAACAGAAGTGTGGAGGGAAAGCGTCTGGCAAAATGTGCTTTGACGAGACTTGTTCTGAGTGTAACAGTCTGAGGGAAGCAAACTCACAGACAGTTCGAGGAACTCTTCTG ATACCTTGTCGGACTGCCATGAGAGGAAGTTTTCCGCTCAACGGGACATATTTCCAAGTCAACGAG TTATTTGCAGACCACGAGTCCAGTCTCAAACCCATCGATGTTCCTAGAGATTGGATATGGGATCTCCCAAGAAGGACTGTTTACTTCGGAACATCAGTAACATCAATATTCAGAG GTCTTTCAACGGAGCAGATACAGTTCTGCTTTTGGAAAG GATTCGTATGTGTCCGTGGATTCGAACAGAAGACAAGAGCACCGCGTCCATTAATGGCAAGGTTGCATTTTCCTGCGAGCAAAttgaagaacaacaaaacctAA